In Desulfovibrio sp. 86, the following proteins share a genomic window:
- the pseF gene encoding pseudaminic acid cytidylyltransferase, with product MQDLCIVMARGGSKRVPRKNVRLLKGYPLVSWPVRAAVASNLFQEVVISTDDEEIAQAAVAAGAVYPFRRPDAVSDDHSTTADVLRVTLAQWKEITGTLPDFCCCLYGTSAFITEKYLREAKALLSDAECVMAVTPYEHPIQRAMTVSPQGRLAYLQPEYAKWRTQDCPPAYHDVGLLYYFSVNEFFASGAESFLPMQLKAVIVPRTSTVDIDTEEDWVLAEALASQLEHLV from the coding sequence ATGCAAGACCTGTGCATAGTGATGGCTCGCGGTGGTTCCAAGCGTGTACCCCGCAAGAATGTCCGCCTGTTGAAAGGATATCCTCTGGTCTCCTGGCCTGTCCGTGCCGCCGTGGCGAGCAACCTTTTTCAAGAGGTTGTTATTTCAACGGACGATGAAGAAATAGCTCAGGCTGCGGTTGCAGCCGGGGCAGTGTATCCCTTCCGACGTCCTGATGCCGTTTCCGATGACCATTCCACCACAGCCGATGTCCTGCGTGTGACCCTGGCCCAATGGAAGGAGATCACGGGAACATTGCCAGACTTTTGCTGCTGCCTGTACGGCACCTCCGCCTTTATCACGGAAAAATATTTGCGTGAAGCCAAAGCACTACTGTCTGACGCAGAGTGCGTGATGGCCGTTACCCCATATGAACACCCGATCCAGCGAGCCATGACAGTATCACCCCAAGGGAGGCTAGCCTATCTTCAGCCAGAATACGCCAAGTGGCGTACACAAGACTGCCCCCCTGCCTACCACGATGTTGGATTGCTCTACTACTTCTCCGTCAATGAATTTTTTGCTTCCGGGGCCGAGAGCTTTTTACCCATGCAGCTTAAAGCTGTCATTGTTCCCCGAACAAGTACAGTTGATATTGATACTGAAGAAGATTGGGTTCTGGCTGAAGCGCTGGCATCACAGTTGGAGCACTTGGTGTGA
- the pseC gene encoding UDP-4-amino-4,6-dideoxy-N-acetyl-beta-L-altrosamine transaminase, translated as MFCNPIAMNNTPFLPYGRQIIDDVDIQAVVDVLRSDWLTTGPAVERFEADVCAYTGASHGVAVANGTAALHAAMFALGIGKGDEVIVTPLTFAASANCILYQGGTPVFADVDADTLLLDPAAVEAAITPCTRAIIAVDYAGQPCHWDSLRAIAEKHRLALVADSCHALGAAYKGRNVGTLADITVFSFHPVKHITTGEGGMAMTNDAALATRMRAFRGHGITTTASQREKSGAWFYEMTELGYNYRITDFQCALGSSQLKKLDGWITKRNQLAQAYDAAFAKSAVCPLARRDDMRHAYHLYVVRTPERDAVFKHLRGLGIGANVHYMPVHMHPYYQNLGYEKGICPVAEAAHENILTLPLWPGMDVEDMARVASAAVTE; from the coding sequence ATGTTTTGCAATCCGATAGCCATGAACAACACTCCCTTCCTTCCCTATGGTCGCCAGATCATTGATGATGTCGACATTCAGGCTGTTGTGGATGTCTTACGCTCGGACTGGCTGACCACTGGTCCCGCTGTAGAACGTTTTGAGGCGGATGTTTGCGCGTACACCGGAGCCAGCCACGGCGTTGCTGTGGCAAACGGCACGGCGGCCTTGCACGCGGCCATGTTTGCTCTGGGTATCGGTAAGGGGGACGAGGTCATCGTTACCCCCCTGACCTTTGCGGCCTCGGCCAACTGCATCCTGTATCAGGGCGGTACGCCTGTGTTTGCCGATGTGGATGCCGACACCCTTCTGCTTGATCCGGCAGCGGTGGAGGCGGCCATTACACCGTGCACAAGGGCCATCATTGCCGTGGACTATGCTGGGCAGCCCTGCCATTGGGACAGCTTGCGCGCCATTGCCGAAAAGCACCGTCTGGCCTTGGTGGCGGACAGTTGCCACGCCTTGGGTGCTGCGTATAAAGGTCGCAATGTTGGCACTCTGGCCGACATCACCGTTTTCAGCTTTCACCCCGTCAAACATATCACCACGGGCGAAGGCGGCATGGCCATGACCAACGACGCCGCGCTGGCAACGCGGATGCGGGCTTTTCGCGGGCACGGCATCACGACTACGGCCAGCCAGCGCGAAAAATCCGGTGCATGGTTCTATGAAATGACGGAATTGGGCTATAATTATCGCATCACGGACTTTCAGTGCGCCCTCGGCAGTTCGCAGCTCAAAAAGCTGGACGGCTGGATAACAAAACGCAACCAACTGGCACAGGCATACGATGCGGCCTTTGCGAAAAGTGCTGTTTGCCCGCTGGCCAGGCGCGACGACATGCGACATGCCTACCATCTCTACGTTGTCCGCACACCAGAGCGTGATGCTGTTTTCAAGCACTTGCGCGGCCTAGGCATCGGTGCCAATGTGCACTATATGCCGGTTCACATGCATCCTTACTACCAAAATCTCGGTTATGAAAAGGGCATCTGCCCCGTAGCCGAAGCAGCCCATGAAAATATACTAACCCTGCCGCTCTGGCCGGGCATGGATGTCGAAGATATGGCGCGGGTAGCCTCTGCCGCCGTAACGGAGTAA